The Motilibacter peucedani DNA window CACGCCCTTGACGTAGCCGAGCGCGTCGCCGGACTTCTCGACCTCCTCGACCATGTGCAGCACCCGCGAGGGCGCCCCGCCGTGGAGCGGGCCCGACATCGCGCCGACCGCGCCGGAGAGCGCGGCGGCGGTGTCGGCGCCGGTCGAGGCGATGACGCGGGCGGTGAAGGTCGAGGCGTTCATGCCGTGCTCGGCCGCCGAGACCCAGTAGGCGTCGAGCGCGGTCGCGTGCCGGGGGTCGACCTCGCCCCGCCAGCGGGTGAGGAAGCGGGCCACGGCCGTGGGTGCCGCGTCCACCTCGGCGGTGGCGACCGGGGTGCGCTCGCCGCGCGCGGACTGCGCGATGAAGTCGAGCGCCGAGGCGGAGAGCCGGGCCAGCTCGTCGCGGGCGGTCTCGGGAGCGGTGTCGAGCAGCGGGCGCAGCGACCACCGCGCACCGAGCGCCGCCAGCGATGCCTGCACGTCTACGCGCACGTCACCCGTGCGCACCGGCAGCTCGCCGCCGTCGGCGTGCGGCAGACCGGGCTCGAAGCCGCCGTCGACGAGCAGGCCCCACACCCGCTCGAAGGGCACCTTGCCGACCAGGTCCTCGATGTCGACGCCGCGGTAGCGCAGGGCGCCGCCCTCGCGGTCCGGCTCGGCGATCTCGGTCTCGAACGCGACGACGCCCTCGAGCCCGGGCTTGAACTCCGACATGCTGGCTCCTCTGCCTTGGTCGCACTCCTGCGCCCATCGTCCCCGGTCCGCGACCGGGACGTGTACGCGGGCGGCGTGAGATCGTTCACTCGTGAGCCTCGACCCGGCGTCGATGCGCCGTTCCTACGAGCGCGCGGCGCTCGACGCAGCCGACCTGGCGGCCACGCCGGCGGAGCAGTTCGCGCGCTGGCTCGCCGACGCCGTCGCCGCCGGGGTGACCGAGCCCAACGCGATGACGCTGGCGACCGCCGACGCGCAGGGCCGCCCGAGCGCGCGGACGGTCCTGCTCAAGCACGTCGACGAGCTCGGGTTCGCGCTCTACACCAACCTGCTCTCCCGCAAGGGCCGCGAGCTGGCCGCGAACCCCTACGCCTCCCTGGTCTTCCCGTGGCTCGCGCTCGAGCGCCAGGTGGTGGTCGTCGGCCGCGCCGAGCTGGTCGCGCGCGAGGAGGTGGCCGCGTACTTCGCCTCCCGCCCGCACGGCTCGCAGGTCGGCGCGTGGGCGAGCCACCAGTCGCAGGTCGTCGACTCGCGCGCGACGCTCGAGCAGCGCTACGCCGAGCTGGCCGCCCGGTGGCCCGACGAGGTCCCGGTGCCGGAGCACTGGGGCGGGTGGCGCGTCGTCCCCGACACCGTCGAGTTCTGGCAGGGCCGGCCGAGCCGGCTGCACGACCGCCTGCGCTACCGGCGCGGGAGCGACGGCGGGTGGCGGGTGGAGCGGCTCGAGCCCTGAGGCTGCGCCCCTCAGGCCCGGAAGCCGTCGAGCAGCTGGGGCAGCTCGCGCCTGCCGCGGGCGGTGAGGAGCAGCCCGCGCTCGCCCGCGCCACGGCGTACCAGTCGTCGGCGCGTGAAGGACTCGAGGACCGCGGCGCCCAGCGCGCCGCCGAGGTGCGGCAGCCGGTGGCTGCGGTCGAGGCACGCGGTGGCGAGCTTGCGTCGCGGGTCGACGGCGTCGATGTCGACGCCCAGCGCCGCGAACGCGTCGAGGCCGGGTCCCGGGCGCAGCTCGTCGGTGCTGCCGTCGGGCGGCACCAGCGCCTCGCGCCCGACCAGGGTCGTGTAGACGGCAACGCCGAGCCGGCCGGCCACGTGGTCGTAGCAGGTGTGGGCGACGTCGGCCTGCGTCGGGCTCTCCCGCGTCACCGGCACCGCGCGGGCGTGGGCGAAGCGGGCGAGCGCTGTCAGCACGTCGGCGAGCTCGGGGGCGGCGACGCGGTAGACCGCGTGCCGGCCGCTGTGCTCGACCGCCACCAGCCCGGCCGCGCGCAGCCGGGCCAGGTGGTTGCCGAGCCGGGCGGGCGTGATGCCCATGGCGCCGGCGAGCTGGGTGGAGGTGTGCGGCCCCTCGGCCGAGAGCAGCTGCAGGGCGGTGAGCCGCACCGGGTCGGCGAGCTCGGCGGAGAGCCCCGTGACCTGCGCGAGCACGGGGTCGGCGGCGTCGACCCAGGACATGGTCCGACTCTACCCTTCACGCCCCCGTGAAAGGTGGTTGCGGAGCACGCCTGTGCACGTCTACCGTCACCGTTCACGACTCCGTGAAAGGTGGCGGCGATGGATCCGCGGCTCAAGCCGTTGCTGTGGGGCAGCGCGGTCTCAGCGGTGGGTGACGGGCTGTGGTTCACCGTGTCGGTCGTCTTCTTCGTGCACGAGCGGCACTTCTCGGCCTCGGCGGTCGGCGTCGCCATGACCCTCGCCGGTCTGGTCGGCATGCTGACGGCCATCCCGCTGGGCGGCCTGGCCGACTCGCGCAGCCCGCGCGGCGTGCTGGTCGGGCTGACGCTCGTCCGCGCCGCCGCCATGGCCGCCTACCTGCTGCCCGCGGGCGTCTGGGCGTTCGGAGCGACCACCGTGGTCTTCGTGTCGCTGAAGAACGGCATCAGCGCGATCCGCGTCGCACTGGTCGCCGGTGTGGTGCCCGGCGGCGAGGCCCGGGTCGCGGTCCTGGCCCGCGCCCGCGTCGCCCAGCACGTGGGGTACGCGGTGGGAGCCGCCATCGGCTCGGCCGTCCTCACCCTCGACCGGGCCGGCCTCTACACCGCCACCGTGCTGCTGAACACCGCGACGTTCCTCGTGCTGGCCGCCTTCAGCGCGCGGCTGCCCGCGGGTGCGGCCGCGTCGCGCCCGGGGAGCGCGCTCGGTGCGTACGCGGTGCTGCGCGACCTGCCCTTCTGCGCGGTGTGCGCGGTGACGGCGGTGCTGTCGCTGTGCTGG harbors:
- the pdxH gene encoding pyridoxamine 5'-phosphate oxidase, which produces MRRSYERAALDAADLAATPAEQFARWLADAVAAGVTEPNAMTLATADAQGRPSARTVLLKHVDELGFALYTNLLSRKGRELAANPYASLVFPWLALERQVVVVGRAELVAREEVAAYFASRPHGSQVGAWASHQSQVVDSRATLEQRYAELAARWPDEVPVPEHWGGWRVVPDTVEFWQGRPSRLHDRLRYRRGSDGGWRVERLEP
- a CDS encoding citrate synthase 2, giving the protein MSEFKPGLEGVVAFETEIAEPDREGGALRYRGVDIEDLVGKVPFERVWGLLVDGGFEPGLPHADGGELPVRTGDVRVDVQASLAALGARWSLRPLLDTAPETARDELARLSASALDFIAQSARGERTPVATAEVDAAPTAVARFLTRWRGEVDPRHATALDAYWVSAAEHGMNASTFTARVIASTGADTAAALSGAVGAMSGPLHGGAPSRVLHMVEEVEKSGDALGYVKGVLERGERLMGFGHRVYRAEDPRARTLRRVAHEVGAPRAEVAAALETAALEELHARRPDRVLATNVEFWAAVVLDFAEVPATMFTPMFTAARTAGWSAHVLEEKRTGRLIRPAARYIGPGPRPLSAV
- a CDS encoding MFS transporter, whose product is MDPRLKPLLWGSAVSAVGDGLWFTVSVVFFVHERHFSASAVGVAMTLAGLVGMLTAIPLGGLADSRSPRGVLVGLTLVRAAAMAAYLLPAGVWAFGATTVVFVSLKNGISAIRVALVAGVVPGGEARVAVLARARVAQHVGYAVGAAIGSAVLTLDRAGLYTATVLLNTATFLVLAAFSARLPAGAAASRPGSALGAYAVLRDLPFCAVCAVTAVLSLCWAMLSTGLPLWVSGSTRLPLALSGAVVVVSSVGIAALQVPAGRLVRTPRAAARTAAGAGFVLALSCLVLATTSGGRGPLAAAAVLLAGVLHLAGELGYVAASWTLTTSLMREEAKGAYQGAAESATATVQVLGPGLFALAVGGAGAGGWLAVGAVFAAAGAGVPVTARWAQRNRGVGQRPLRQVGCPESTPERGTTHVGDERAGAEVGRPAP
- a CDS encoding ArsR/SmtB family transcription factor, with the protein product MSWVDAADPVLAQVTGLSAELADPVRLTALQLLSAEGPHTSTQLAGAMGITPARLGNHLARLRAAGLVAVEHSGRHAVYRVAAPELADVLTALARFAHARAVPVTRESPTQADVAHTCYDHVAGRLGVAVYTTLVGREALVPPDGSTDELRPGPGLDAFAALGVDIDAVDPRRKLATACLDRSHRLPHLGGALGAAVLESFTRRRLVRRGAGERGLLLTARGRRELPQLLDGFRA